In Pectinophora gossypiella chromosome 1, ilPecGoss1.1, whole genome shotgun sequence, one genomic interval encodes:
- the LOC126370145 gene encoding zinc finger protein ush isoform X2, with protein sequence MSRRKQSNPKPLKREDEEWGNEGEAMPGEPRTPSSGGERPASSGGASPASGGSASSPAASPPRLRLNTSLATDPALAPQATPLKREPPSPSPPPPPTAPQTARDYLALTAAAAAFPALFPTAPTGYMCKPCGIRYSSLSTLQAHQEHYCSNRRPKTADGGEAPADPTGDESSSDAKTPRPPPGKQYACSYCSYSADKKVSLNRHMRMHSSSPVSSGTPAPTPTSNGDATDPPVAQDRYCADCDIRFSSIKTYRAHKTHYCSTRQVVKQALAAARGGSATSGSAPPSPGATPPAQNQYALALPTNPILILPYSLLRSASTLPGATLPDPDTPCFLLPNGTFQPINRVLPNVTADGKEPEVLKSANRPREPSRDGATPLDLSVRRSPESVTTDEHEKENRIRSTTPEQIVCAPSLPGSPGTPSPSRRSSSPSAESSPKRRRRNSRGPTPKPPSIPSPPEDKFSPVVPPALLPPALALRLASELPVAAAAPQVLVKQGVSKCKECNIVFCKYENYRIHKRHYCSAGGGEERASPAPPEPGPPPQYRQLICMACGIHFSSLDNLTTHQSYYCTKRETRSPRSVPEIPRPTSGSEGGWKCPCCDVVSPTAAAAQRHMEAHAGVKAFRCTICKYRGNTLRGMRTHIRMHFPKKPADLQEESFIACVLEDDTRETTSPSPAVGSDRVHRCTSCGYTSTYRGNVVRHARLVHATEDPEPEEQTSPPAPTVDIKKEPETELEETPNYCKSCDISFKYVNTYKAHKQFYCTANNQDAAANNNVPTAANDTPVV encoded by the exons GTGAGGACGAGGAATGGGGAAACGAGGGCGAGGCGATGCCAGGAGAACCTCGCACGCCGAGCTCAGGGGGCGAGCGGCCCGCGTCCAGCGGCGGCGCCTCGCCCGCGTCGGGGGGCTCCGCCAGCTCCCCTGCGGCGTCTCCGCCGCGCCTACGACTCAACACTAGCCTGGCCACGGACCCCGCGCTGGCCCCGCAAGCTACGCCGCTCAAGCGTGAGCCGCCGTCCCCGTCGCCACCGCCGCCCCCGACGGCCCCACAGACGGCCAGAGACTATCTAGCcctgacagcggcagcggccgCCTTCCCGGCGCTCTTCCCAACCGCCCCTACCGGTTACATGTGCAAGCCATGCGGCATCAGATACTCCTCTCTAAGCACGCTACAAGCACATCAAGAGCATTACTGCTCCAACAGAAGGCCTAAGACTGCGGATGGAGGTGAGGCACCGGCCGATCCGACCGGAGATGAATCGAGTAGCGACGCTAAAACCCCGCGACCGCCGCCAGGCAAGCAATATGCCTGTAGTTACTGCTCATATAGTGCTGACAAGAAAGTCAGCTTGAACCGCCACATGCGAATGCATTCATCGTCGCCTGTAAGCAGCGGCACACCAGCACCGACGCCTACTTCGAACGGCGACGCCACAGACCCGCCGGTCGCGCAAGACCGCTACTGCGCAGACTGTGACATACGCTTCAGCTCCATCAAGACTTACAGAGCTCACAAGACACACTACTGCAGCACGAGACAAGTCGTCAAACAAGCTTTAGCTGCAGCAAGAGGTGGTTCTGCAACTTCAGGGTCCGCACCGCCTTCGCCAGGTGCGACGCCGCCGGCGCAGAATCAGTACGCTCTAGCTTTGCCAACAAACCCAATTCTCATCCTGCCATACTCATTACTGCGAAGCGCAAGTACGCTGCCTGGAGCGACACTACCGGACCCTGACACGCCATGTTTCCTACTCCCAAATGGAACATTTCAACCAATAAACCGGGTATTACCAAATGTGACCGCAGACGGTAAAGAGCCAGAAGTCTTAAAGTCGGCAAATCGACCTCGTGAACCTTCCAGAGACGGTGCCACGCCACTTGACTTAAGCGTGCGAAGGTCGCCTGAATCTGTTACAACCGATGAGCACGAAAAGGAGAATAGGATAAGATCAACCACTCCGGAACAGATTGTCTGTGCTCCATCGTTGCCAGGGTCTCCAGGAACTCCGTCGCCTTCCAGGCGGTCGTCATCTCCGAGCGCTGAGAGCTCGCCGAAACGTCGAAGGCGTAACTCAAGAGGTCCTACACCAAAACCTCCGAGTATTCCTTCGCCACCCGAAGATAAATTTTCTCCAGTAGTTCCTCCCGCCCTGCTACCGCCGGCGTTAGCGCTGCGTCTCGCGTCAGAGCTGCCGGTCGCCGCCGCGGCGCCTCAAGTGCTAGTCAAGCAAGGAGTATCGAAATGCAAAGAATGCAATATCGTCTTCTGCAAATATGAGAACTACCGTATTCACAAGCGGCATTATTGTTCAGCGGGGGGTGGGGAGGAGCGGGCGAGTCCCGCACCGCCGGAGCCCGGTCCGCCGCCACAGTATCGGCAGTTGATCTGCATGGCTTGCGGGATCCACTTCAGTTCGTTGGATAATTTGACGACACATCAGTCCTATTACTGTACTAAGCGGGAGACTCGGTCGCCACGGAGTGTGCCGGAGATTCCCCGGCCCACGTCAGGGTCGGAGGGCGGTTGGAAGTGTCCATGCTGCGACGTGGTGTCtccgacggcggcggcggcgcagcgCCACATGGAGGCGCACGCCGGCGTCAAGGCGTTCAGATGCACCATCTGCAAGTACCGCGGCAACACGCTGCGAGGGATGCGCACGCACATACGCATGCACTTCCCCAAGAAGCCTGCTGACTTGCAG GAGGAAAGCTTCATCGCCTGCGTTCTTGAGGACGACACTCGCGAGACCACATCACCGAGTCCAGCAGTCGGAAGCGATCGCGTTCACCGCTGCACCTCCTGTGGATACACCTCCACTTACAGAGGTAACGTGGTCCGCCACGCCCGTTTAGTCCACGCCACTGAGGATCCAGAACCAGAGGAACAAACCTCCCCTCCGGCTCCAACAGTAGACATTAAAAAGGAACCAGAAACGGAGCTTGAAGAAACCCCGAATTACTGCAAGTCTTGCGACATATCATTCAAATATGTCAATACTTATAAGGCGCATAAGCAGTTTTACTGCACGGCTAATAATCAAGACGCTGCTGCCAATAACAATGTTCCGACTGCTGCCAATGATACGCCAGTTGTATGA
- the LOC126370145 gene encoding zinc finger protein ush isoform X1 — protein MLLWLRYLKQLEMACAELPAGGADSKTSSEDEEWGNEGEAMPGEPRTPSSGGERPASSGGASPASGGSASSPAASPPRLRLNTSLATDPALAPQATPLKREPPSPSPPPPPTAPQTARDYLALTAAAAAFPALFPTAPTGYMCKPCGIRYSSLSTLQAHQEHYCSNRRPKTADGGEAPADPTGDESSSDAKTPRPPPGKQYACSYCSYSADKKVSLNRHMRMHSSSPVSSGTPAPTPTSNGDATDPPVAQDRYCADCDIRFSSIKTYRAHKTHYCSTRQVVKQALAAARGGSATSGSAPPSPGATPPAQNQYALALPTNPILILPYSLLRSASTLPGATLPDPDTPCFLLPNGTFQPINRVLPNVTADGKEPEVLKSANRPREPSRDGATPLDLSVRRSPESVTTDEHEKENRIRSTTPEQIVCAPSLPGSPGTPSPSRRSSSPSAESSPKRRRRNSRGPTPKPPSIPSPPEDKFSPVVPPALLPPALALRLASELPVAAAAPQVLVKQGVSKCKECNIVFCKYENYRIHKRHYCSAGGGEERASPAPPEPGPPPQYRQLICMACGIHFSSLDNLTTHQSYYCTKRETRSPRSVPEIPRPTSGSEGGWKCPCCDVVSPTAAAAQRHMEAHAGVKAFRCTICKYRGNTLRGMRTHIRMHFPKKPADLQEESFIACVLEDDTRETTSPSPAVGSDRVHRCTSCGYTSTYRGNVVRHARLVHATEDPEPEEQTSPPAPTVDIKKEPETELEETPNYCKSCDISFKYVNTYKAHKQFYCTANNQDAAANNNVPTAANDTPVV, from the exons GTGAGGACGAGGAATGGGGAAACGAGGGCGAGGCGATGCCAGGAGAACCTCGCACGCCGAGCTCAGGGGGCGAGCGGCCCGCGTCCAGCGGCGGCGCCTCGCCCGCGTCGGGGGGCTCCGCCAGCTCCCCTGCGGCGTCTCCGCCGCGCCTACGACTCAACACTAGCCTGGCCACGGACCCCGCGCTGGCCCCGCAAGCTACGCCGCTCAAGCGTGAGCCGCCGTCCCCGTCGCCACCGCCGCCCCCGACGGCCCCACAGACGGCCAGAGACTATCTAGCcctgacagcggcagcggccgCCTTCCCGGCGCTCTTCCCAACCGCCCCTACCGGTTACATGTGCAAGCCATGCGGCATCAGATACTCCTCTCTAAGCACGCTACAAGCACATCAAGAGCATTACTGCTCCAACAGAAGGCCTAAGACTGCGGATGGAGGTGAGGCACCGGCCGATCCGACCGGAGATGAATCGAGTAGCGACGCTAAAACCCCGCGACCGCCGCCAGGCAAGCAATATGCCTGTAGTTACTGCTCATATAGTGCTGACAAGAAAGTCAGCTTGAACCGCCACATGCGAATGCATTCATCGTCGCCTGTAAGCAGCGGCACACCAGCACCGACGCCTACTTCGAACGGCGACGCCACAGACCCGCCGGTCGCGCAAGACCGCTACTGCGCAGACTGTGACATACGCTTCAGCTCCATCAAGACTTACAGAGCTCACAAGACACACTACTGCAGCACGAGACAAGTCGTCAAACAAGCTTTAGCTGCAGCAAGAGGTGGTTCTGCAACTTCAGGGTCCGCACCGCCTTCGCCAGGTGCGACGCCGCCGGCGCAGAATCAGTACGCTCTAGCTTTGCCAACAAACCCAATTCTCATCCTGCCATACTCATTACTGCGAAGCGCAAGTACGCTGCCTGGAGCGACACTACCGGACCCTGACACGCCATGTTTCCTACTCCCAAATGGAACATTTCAACCAATAAACCGGGTATTACCAAATGTGACCGCAGACGGTAAAGAGCCAGAAGTCTTAAAGTCGGCAAATCGACCTCGTGAACCTTCCAGAGACGGTGCCACGCCACTTGACTTAAGCGTGCGAAGGTCGCCTGAATCTGTTACAACCGATGAGCACGAAAAGGAGAATAGGATAAGATCAACCACTCCGGAACAGATTGTCTGTGCTCCATCGTTGCCAGGGTCTCCAGGAACTCCGTCGCCTTCCAGGCGGTCGTCATCTCCGAGCGCTGAGAGCTCGCCGAAACGTCGAAGGCGTAACTCAAGAGGTCCTACACCAAAACCTCCGAGTATTCCTTCGCCACCCGAAGATAAATTTTCTCCAGTAGTTCCTCCCGCCCTGCTACCGCCGGCGTTAGCGCTGCGTCTCGCGTCAGAGCTGCCGGTCGCCGCCGCGGCGCCTCAAGTGCTAGTCAAGCAAGGAGTATCGAAATGCAAAGAATGCAATATCGTCTTCTGCAAATATGAGAACTACCGTATTCACAAGCGGCATTATTGTTCAGCGGGGGGTGGGGAGGAGCGGGCGAGTCCCGCACCGCCGGAGCCCGGTCCGCCGCCACAGTATCGGCAGTTGATCTGCATGGCTTGCGGGATCCACTTCAGTTCGTTGGATAATTTGACGACACATCAGTCCTATTACTGTACTAAGCGGGAGACTCGGTCGCCACGGAGTGTGCCGGAGATTCCCCGGCCCACGTCAGGGTCGGAGGGCGGTTGGAAGTGTCCATGCTGCGACGTGGTGTCtccgacggcggcggcggcgcagcgCCACATGGAGGCGCACGCCGGCGTCAAGGCGTTCAGATGCACCATCTGCAAGTACCGCGGCAACACGCTGCGAGGGATGCGCACGCACATACGCATGCACTTCCCCAAGAAGCCTGCTGACTTGCAG GAGGAAAGCTTCATCGCCTGCGTTCTTGAGGACGACACTCGCGAGACCACATCACCGAGTCCAGCAGTCGGAAGCGATCGCGTTCACCGCTGCACCTCCTGTGGATACACCTCCACTTACAGAGGTAACGTGGTCCGCCACGCCCGTTTAGTCCACGCCACTGAGGATCCAGAACCAGAGGAACAAACCTCCCCTCCGGCTCCAACAGTAGACATTAAAAAGGAACCAGAAACGGAGCTTGAAGAAACCCCGAATTACTGCAAGTCTTGCGACATATCATTCAAATATGTCAATACTTATAAGGCGCATAAGCAGTTTTACTGCACGGCTAATAATCAAGACGCTGCTGCCAATAACAATGTTCCGACTGCTGCCAATGATACGCCAGTTGTATGA
- the LOC126370145 gene encoding zinc finger protein ush isoform X3, whose product MPGEPRTPSSGGERPASSGGASPASGGSASSPAASPPRLRLNTSLATDPALAPQATPLKREPPSPSPPPPPTAPQTARDYLALTAAAAAFPALFPTAPTGYMCKPCGIRYSSLSTLQAHQEHYCSNRRPKTADGGEAPADPTGDESSSDAKTPRPPPGKQYACSYCSYSADKKVSLNRHMRMHSSSPVSSGTPAPTPTSNGDATDPPVAQDRYCADCDIRFSSIKTYRAHKTHYCSTRQVVKQALAAARGGSATSGSAPPSPGATPPAQNQYALALPTNPILILPYSLLRSASTLPGATLPDPDTPCFLLPNGTFQPINRVLPNVTADGKEPEVLKSANRPREPSRDGATPLDLSVRRSPESVTTDEHEKENRIRSTTPEQIVCAPSLPGSPGTPSPSRRSSSPSAESSPKRRRRNSRGPTPKPPSIPSPPEDKFSPVVPPALLPPALALRLASELPVAAAAPQVLVKQGVSKCKECNIVFCKYENYRIHKRHYCSAGGGEERASPAPPEPGPPPQYRQLICMACGIHFSSLDNLTTHQSYYCTKRETRSPRSVPEIPRPTSGSEGGWKCPCCDVVSPTAAAAQRHMEAHAGVKAFRCTICKYRGNTLRGMRTHIRMHFPKKPADLQEESFIACVLEDDTRETTSPSPAVGSDRVHRCTSCGYTSTYRGNVVRHARLVHATEDPEPEEQTSPPAPTVDIKKEPETELEETPNYCKSCDISFKYVNTYKAHKQFYCTANNQDAAANNNVPTAANDTPVV is encoded by the exons ATGCCAGGAGAACCTCGCACGCCGAGCTCAGGGGGCGAGCGGCCCGCGTCCAGCGGCGGCGCCTCGCCCGCGTCGGGGGGCTCCGCCAGCTCCCCTGCGGCGTCTCCGCCGCGCCTACGACTCAACACTAGCCTGGCCACGGACCCCGCGCTGGCCCCGCAAGCTACGCCGCTCAAGCGTGAGCCGCCGTCCCCGTCGCCACCGCCGCCCCCGACGGCCCCACAGACGGCCAGAGACTATCTAGCcctgacagcggcagcggccgCCTTCCCGGCGCTCTTCCCAACCGCCCCTACCGGTTACATGTGCAAGCCATGCGGCATCAGATACTCCTCTCTAAGCACGCTACAAGCACATCAAGAGCATTACTGCTCCAACAGAAGGCCTAAGACTGCGGATGGAGGTGAGGCACCGGCCGATCCGACCGGAGATGAATCGAGTAGCGACGCTAAAACCCCGCGACCGCCGCCAGGCAAGCAATATGCCTGTAGTTACTGCTCATATAGTGCTGACAAGAAAGTCAGCTTGAACCGCCACATGCGAATGCATTCATCGTCGCCTGTAAGCAGCGGCACACCAGCACCGACGCCTACTTCGAACGGCGACGCCACAGACCCGCCGGTCGCGCAAGACCGCTACTGCGCAGACTGTGACATACGCTTCAGCTCCATCAAGACTTACAGAGCTCACAAGACACACTACTGCAGCACGAGACAAGTCGTCAAACAAGCTTTAGCTGCAGCAAGAGGTGGTTCTGCAACTTCAGGGTCCGCACCGCCTTCGCCAGGTGCGACGCCGCCGGCGCAGAATCAGTACGCTCTAGCTTTGCCAACAAACCCAATTCTCATCCTGCCATACTCATTACTGCGAAGCGCAAGTACGCTGCCTGGAGCGACACTACCGGACCCTGACACGCCATGTTTCCTACTCCCAAATGGAACATTTCAACCAATAAACCGGGTATTACCAAATGTGACCGCAGACGGTAAAGAGCCAGAAGTCTTAAAGTCGGCAAATCGACCTCGTGAACCTTCCAGAGACGGTGCCACGCCACTTGACTTAAGCGTGCGAAGGTCGCCTGAATCTGTTACAACCGATGAGCACGAAAAGGAGAATAGGATAAGATCAACCACTCCGGAACAGATTGTCTGTGCTCCATCGTTGCCAGGGTCTCCAGGAACTCCGTCGCCTTCCAGGCGGTCGTCATCTCCGAGCGCTGAGAGCTCGCCGAAACGTCGAAGGCGTAACTCAAGAGGTCCTACACCAAAACCTCCGAGTATTCCTTCGCCACCCGAAGATAAATTTTCTCCAGTAGTTCCTCCCGCCCTGCTACCGCCGGCGTTAGCGCTGCGTCTCGCGTCAGAGCTGCCGGTCGCCGCCGCGGCGCCTCAAGTGCTAGTCAAGCAAGGAGTATCGAAATGCAAAGAATGCAATATCGTCTTCTGCAAATATGAGAACTACCGTATTCACAAGCGGCATTATTGTTCAGCGGGGGGTGGGGAGGAGCGGGCGAGTCCCGCACCGCCGGAGCCCGGTCCGCCGCCACAGTATCGGCAGTTGATCTGCATGGCTTGCGGGATCCACTTCAGTTCGTTGGATAATTTGACGACACATCAGTCCTATTACTGTACTAAGCGGGAGACTCGGTCGCCACGGAGTGTGCCGGAGATTCCCCGGCCCACGTCAGGGTCGGAGGGCGGTTGGAAGTGTCCATGCTGCGACGTGGTGTCtccgacggcggcggcggcgcagcgCCACATGGAGGCGCACGCCGGCGTCAAGGCGTTCAGATGCACCATCTGCAAGTACCGCGGCAACACGCTGCGAGGGATGCGCACGCACATACGCATGCACTTCCCCAAGAAGCCTGCTGACTTGCAG GAGGAAAGCTTCATCGCCTGCGTTCTTGAGGACGACACTCGCGAGACCACATCACCGAGTCCAGCAGTCGGAAGCGATCGCGTTCACCGCTGCACCTCCTGTGGATACACCTCCACTTACAGAGGTAACGTGGTCCGCCACGCCCGTTTAGTCCACGCCACTGAGGATCCAGAACCAGAGGAACAAACCTCCCCTCCGGCTCCAACAGTAGACATTAAAAAGGAACCAGAAACGGAGCTTGAAGAAACCCCGAATTACTGCAAGTCTTGCGACATATCATTCAAATATGTCAATACTTATAAGGCGCATAAGCAGTTTTACTGCACGGCTAATAATCAAGACGCTGCTGCCAATAACAATGTTCCGACTGCTGCCAATGATACGCCAGTTGTATGA
- the LOC126370778 gene encoding probable RNA polymerase II nuclear localization protein SLC7A6OS: protein MATSTILRVKRRLEDNPQDALVLMCKRMKTDAEEISPSLFVFRGTVDNEETVQVKNIAPTKSNANLKPVRNVDDIIQKIRKERKETSTENRYEVVNCSRGLKENNDKDSNDIFDLVDLRQKSEVEEADVQYAYDLYTTAMKDFDISMIDNLVSIENYETDLIFGSYRDNGRVTPSSDGADDDDDSNDENNWRNDYPDSEPSSIDEEDMIKAMEKCDIEDDLSSDAGEDKIYDEPSDIFNEDVKRYGEAYAKYKARVLLEEPNLIHDNPYVHCSKIKDLDEESVEGYKEDSDDGFYYGQDEDTEHFRDQYRSDSSDEYSPD from the exons ATGGCTACTTCTACTATTCTGCGAGTGAAGCGCCGGCTTGAAGACAACCCACAAGATGCTCTGGTTTTGATGTGCAAGCGTATGAAAACGGATGCAGAAGAAATATCGCCATCATTATTCGTCTTTCGCGGTACCGTTGATAACGAg GAAACAGTGCAAGTAAAAAATATAGCTCCTACTAAAAGTAATGCCAATTTAAAACCAGTTCGTAATGTCGACGATATCATACAGAAGATAAGGAAGGAAAGGAAGGAAACTTCTACAGAAAATCGTTATGAAGTTGTGAACTGTAGTAGAGGGTTGAAAGAGAACAATGATAAGGATAGCAATGACATATTTGATTTAGTCGACTTACGACAGAAGAGTGAAGTCGAAGAGGCAGATGTACAGTATGCTTATGATCTTTATACTACAGCTATGAAGGATTTTGATATTTCCATGATTGATAACCTTGTCAG CATAGAGAACTATGAAACAGACCTCATATTTGGTTCATATCGGGACAACGGACGTGTGACTCCATCCAGTGACGGtgcggatgatgatgatgactccaaTGATGAGAATAACTGGAGGAATGACTACCCGGACTCAGAGCCTAGTAGCATTGATGAGGAAGATATGATTAAGGCTATGGAGAAATGTGATATTG AAGACGACCTGTCCAGTGATGCCGGTGAAGACAAGATCTATGATGAACCTTCAGACATATTCAATGAAGATGTCAAACGTTATGGAGAAGCTTATGCCAAATATAAAGCACGAGTACTATTAGAAGAGCCGAATTTAATCCATGACAATCCATATGTCCACTGCTCTAAAATAAAAGATCTGGACGAGGAATCGGTTGAAGGTTATAAGGAGGACAGTGATGATGGATTTTATTATGGACAAGACGAAGACACCGAGCATTTCAGGGACCAGTACCGGAGTGATTCCTCAGACGAATACAGTCCAGATTGA